A single genomic interval of Rhododendron vialii isolate Sample 1 chromosome 3a, ASM3025357v1 harbors:
- the LOC131318398 gene encoding glucomannan 4-beta-mannosyltransferase 9, which translates to MDRLSSTTLIPDAISGARDDISQQISMIWEQIKAPLIVPLLKLAVLLCLIMSLMLFTERVYMAVVITLVKLFGRKPEKRYKWEPLKDDIEFGNSAYPMVLVQIPMYNEREVYQLSIGAACGLSWPSDRIIIQVLDDSTDPTIKDMVELECQRWASKGINIKYEIRDNRNGYKAGALKEGMKRDYVKHCDYVAIFDADFQPEPDFLWRTIPFLAHNPELALVQARWKFVNANECLMTRMQEMSLDYHFTVEQEVGSSTYAFFGFNGTAGVWRIAAINEAGGWKDRTTVEDMDLAVRASLKGWKFLYLGSLKVKNELPSTFKAYRYQQHRWSCGPANLFRKMVMEIVTNKRVTTWKKVHVIYSFFMVRKIVAHIVTFVFYCVVLPATVLVPEVEVPKWAAVYIPSVITILNAIGTPRSLHLLVFWILFENVMSLHRTKATFIGLLEAGRVNEWVVTEKLGDALKTKAGAKAPKRPRFKIGERIHLLELGTGLYLFFCGCYDMAFGKNHYFIYLFVQAIAFFIMGFGYIGTFVPNS; encoded by the exons ATGGATCGTCTTTCGTCGACGACCCTGATTCCGGACGCGATTTCGGGCGCCAGAGACGACATTTCCCAGCAGATTTCAATGATTTGGGAGCAGATCAAGGCTCCGTTGATCGTCCCTCTCCTGAAACTGGCCGTTCTCCTGTGCTTGATAATGTCCCTGATGCTCTTCACCGAGAGGGTGTACATGGCCGTCGTGATCACCCTCGTGAAGCTGTTTGGACGGAAACCAGAGAAACGGTACAAATGGGAGCCATTGAAGGACGATATCGAGTTTGGTAATTCAGCTTATCCAATGGTCCTTGTTCAAATCCCAATGTACAACGAAAgagag GTGTATCAGCTATCAATCGGAGCTGCATGTGGGCTATCTTGGCCCTCGGACAGAATCATAATTCAAGTCCTGGACGATTCAACAGACCCCACTAtcaag GATATGGTAGAATTGGAATGCCAGAGATGGGCGAGCAAAGGGATAAACATAAAGTACGAAATCAGAGACAATCGAAACGGGTACAAAGCGGGGGCTCTCAAGGAGGGCATGAAGCGAGATTACGTGAAGCACTGCGACTACGTCGCCATCTTCGACGCGGATtttcaacccgaacccgacttCCTCTGGCGGACCATCCCTTTCCTCGCCCACAACCCGGAACTCGCCCTCGTTCAGGCCCGTTGGAAGTTCG TGAACGCAAACGAATGCTTGATGACAAGAATGCAGGAGATGTCACTGGACTACCATTTCACGGTGGAGCAAGAAGTGGGCTCATCCACTTATGCCTTCTTTGGTTTCAATG GGACTGCCGGCGTGTGGAGAATCGCCGCCATTAACGAGGCCGGAGGGTGGAAGGACCGGACAACAGTTGAAGACATGGATCTAGCTGTCCGGGCTAGTTTGAAAGGCTGGAAATTCCTTTACCTTGGTTCTTTGAAG GTGAAAAACGAATTGCCGAGCACATTCAAGGCCTACCGTTACCAACAGCACCGCTGGTCTTGTGGCCCTGCCAATCTTTTCAGGAAAATGGTAATGGAGATTGTAACAAACAAG AGAGTGACTACGTGGAAGAAGGTGCATGTAATCTACAGTTTCTTCATGGTTAGGAAGATCGTAGCCCACATTGTCACGTTTGTGTTTTACTGCGTTGTGCTACCGGCAACTGTGTTGGTACCGGAAGTTGAGGTTCCGAAATGGGCTGCAGTTTATATCCCTTCTGTCATTACCATTCTGAATGCAATTGGAACTCCAAG GTCACTCCACTTACTGGTGTTCTGGATCCTTTTCGAGAATGTCATGTCACTACACCGGACCAAGGCCACCTTTATCGGTCTTCTGGAGGCCGGGAGAGTGAACGAATGGGTAGTCACTGAGAAACTCGGGGATGCTCTCAAGACAAAAGCAGGCGCTAAAGCGCCTAAAAGACCTCGCTTCAAGATTGGAGAAAG AATCCATTTGTTGGAACTTGGCACTGGCCTCTACCTCTTCTTCTGCGGATGCTACGACATGGCCTTTGGGAAAAACCACTACTTCATCTACCTTTTCGTCCAAGCAATCGCCTTCTTCATCATGGGGTTCGGTT